Proteins from one Thermodesulfobacteriota bacterium genomic window:
- a CDS encoding methylated-DNA--[protein]-cysteine S-methyltransferase, which produces MNKNIIKPTPFGPVGLIWTEFNDHPRIIRILLSKPRLSAEDQILKLFPNSKTSSCKKIDDVAAEIKGFLEGEEIKFSLKIAALNLCTDFQQKVLRAEHRIPRGSISTYQLIAKYLGKRNGARAVGNALANNPFPLIIPCHRAIRSDRKLGGYQGGLEMKRILLEQEGISFDDRGKVVCTQFHYGKIMSNQGTR; this is translated from the coding sequence ATGAATAAAAATATTATAAAACCAACACCTTTCGGACCCGTGGGTCTAATCTGGACCGAATTCAATGACCATCCCAGGATCATACGAATTTTGCTCTCCAAACCTAGGCTTTCCGCTGAAGATCAGATACTCAAACTTTTTCCCAATTCGAAAACATCGTCCTGTAAAAAAATCGACGATGTCGCTGCTGAAATCAAAGGTTTCCTTGAAGGGGAAGAGATCAAATTTTCGCTGAAAATAGCAGCTCTAAACCTGTGCACTGATTTTCAACAAAAAGTTCTACGCGCAGAGCACCGAATTCCCAGGGGGAGCATCAGTACCTATCAACTCATCGCAAAATATCTGGGAAAAAGAAACGGAGCACGCGCGGTGGGAAATGCCCTGGCGAACAACCCCTTTCCCCTGATCATTCCTTGTCACCGAGCCATTCGCTCAGATCGAAAGCTTGGCGGTTATCAGGGAGGGCTTGAAATGAAACGGATTTTGCTGGAACAGGAAGGCATTTCCTTCGACGATAGGGGAAAGGTCGTCTGTACACAGTTTCATTACGGAAAGATTATGTCGAACCAAGGAACCCGGTAG
- the rdgC gene encoding recombination-associated protein RdgC gives MGLLSKTVSMAQYKVDGKFEGQIIETVTDGLKKNIISEIDGNPVEKTVGWTSFENPFKPDFRGSSFSIGTYMVFSMRIDRKVLPAKVIKKQIAIEEAKLLTVSGRRYFSKDEKKAIKDRVINALVLRIPATPNVYDILWNYEDAHIWFFSSLKSANEEFETLFAKSFNMTPIRLFPYTMADSTANLNHGERDILSNIATTKFTK, from the coding sequence ATGGGCTTATTATCAAAAACAGTTTCCATGGCACAGTATAAAGTCGATGGTAAGTTTGAGGGACAGATTATTGAGACCGTTACGGATGGATTAAAAAAAAACATCATCTCTGAGATAGACGGAAATCCGGTTGAAAAAACGGTCGGATGGACATCTTTTGAAAATCCTTTTAAACCGGATTTTAGAGGGTCTTCCTTTTCCATCGGTACCTATATGGTTTTTTCCATGCGAATTGACCGGAAAGTTTTACCAGCGAAAGTAATAAAAAAACAGATCGCAATTGAGGAGGCCAAATTGCTAACTGTTAGCGGGCGAAGATATTTTTCCAAAGATGAAAAAAAGGCGATTAAGGACCGGGTAATAAATGCCCTTGTTCTCCGCATCCCTGCAACACCGAATGTGTATGACATCCTGTGGAACTATGAAGATGCCCACATATGGTTTTTTTCCAGCCTGAAATCCGCCAATGAGGAATTTGAAACTCTTTTTGCCAAATCTTTCAATATGACGCCAATCCGGCTTTTTCCATACACCATGGCTGATTCGACGGCAAATCTTAATCATGGGGAGAGGGATATCCTGTCAAATATTGCTACCACAAAATTCACCAAGTGA
- a CDS encoding dihydroorotate dehydrogenase electron transfer subunit: MIQQKIQVLWNKKIGPGYFKIGLSCLGEYSEAKPGQFVMLRLCGGTEPLLRRPFSIHRLIVGSESFMGIEILYKVVGKFTKKLSMLHKNDWIDILGPLGNGFSIPKTMTRIFMVAGGIGVAPMVFLASQLKNNELDISLCRMFLGGRSKNDILCVDDFAQLKMGVQPTTDDGSAGSKCMVTHVLEMALAEKPPDILYACGPPEMLKAVIALARKFAVKCEVSVETVMACGMGACLGCAVESVGTSKKYLHACVDGPVFNASDIKL, translated from the coding sequence TTGATTCAGCAAAAAATTCAGGTTTTGTGGAATAAGAAAATCGGGCCGGGATATTTCAAAATCGGCTTGAGTTGTCTTGGAGAATATTCCGAGGCAAAACCAGGTCAATTTGTCATGTTGCGTCTTTGCGGTGGTACTGAGCCTCTGCTTCGCAGACCTTTTTCAATACACAGGCTTATTGTCGGGAGTGAATCATTCATGGGTATTGAAATTCTTTACAAAGTGGTTGGAAAGTTTACCAAAAAATTATCGATGCTGCATAAAAATGATTGGATAGACATTCTCGGTCCCCTGGGCAACGGATTCAGTATTCCGAAGACTATGACACGCATTTTTATGGTGGCGGGTGGAATAGGGGTGGCCCCCATGGTTTTTCTGGCCTCCCAATTAAAAAATAATGAGCTGGATATTTCATTATGTCGAATGTTTTTAGGCGGAAGATCAAAAAATGATATTTTGTGTGTGGATGATTTTGCTCAGCTTAAAATGGGTGTTCAACCGACCACAGATGATGGCAGTGCTGGAAGCAAATGTATGGTCACCCATGTTCTGGAAATGGCGCTGGCTGAAAAACCGCCGGATATTCTTTATGCATGCGGACCGCCTGAAATGCTAAAAGCTGTAATCGCTCTTGCACGAAAGTTTGCCGTTAAGTGCGAAGTTTCGGTGGAAACCGTGATGGCTTGCGGTATGGGAGCATGTCTTGGATGTGCGGTTGAGTCGGTAGGAACCTCAAAAAAGTATCTGCATGCGTGTGTTGACGGACCGGTTTTTAATGCAAGTGACATTAAATTGTAA
- a CDS encoding DMT family transporter, translating to MNPTSTSSRSSHPRFWGIICILISAAGFGAMPIFANYAYAYGTEPITLLFLRFTLASAMMLIYSMFRHARFPKGRVLIISILMGGIGYAGQSFTYFTALLYAPSGTVAILLYLYPALVTGFSVLFLKQKITGAEIIALILALTGTVCVIGLETGGKPLGIILGVAAAFIYSTYIITGSRIMPNTDVITTSTIITMSAGAVYTIGILIRGAQFPAQVAGWSAVGGIVVFSTVIAIVTFFEGLKRIGPVHSSMLSTLEPPVTVALAWIAFNEGMTVTTFIGGAMILAAGIILARKPSRPPLE from the coding sequence ATGAACCCGACTTCCACTTCAAGCCGCTCATCGCACCCGCGCTTTTGGGGGATCATTTGTATACTGATTTCTGCTGCCGGATTCGGTGCCATGCCGATATTTGCCAATTATGCCTATGCGTATGGAACCGAACCGATCACCCTCCTGTTTCTGAGATTCACACTGGCCAGCGCAATGATGCTCATCTACAGTATGTTTCGCCATGCCCGGTTTCCCAAAGGACGGGTCCTGATCATATCGATTCTAATGGGTGGGATCGGATACGCAGGCCAATCTTTTACCTATTTTACCGCACTGCTTTATGCCCCGTCCGGAACCGTGGCCATCCTGCTTTATTTGTACCCGGCTTTGGTCACCGGATTCTCCGTCCTGTTTTTAAAACAGAAAATCACCGGTGCTGAAATCATTGCCCTGATTCTGGCGTTAACCGGCACGGTCTGCGTGATCGGTCTTGAAACCGGGGGGAAGCCATTGGGGATTATTCTGGGGGTAGCCGCCGCCTTCATCTATTCGACATATATCATCACCGGTTCCCGGATTATGCCAAACACTGACGTTATCACCACCTCCACGATCATCACGATGTCTGCCGGTGCGGTATATACCATAGGAATTCTGATTCGCGGCGCCCAATTTCCCGCACAGGTGGCAGGATGGAGCGCGGTGGGCGGCATTGTGGTGTTTTCCACCGTGATTGCCATTGTAACTTTTTTTGAAGGACTCAAGCGGATCGGACCGGTCCACTCATCCATGCTTTCGACTCTTGAACCACCGGTTACGGTTGCTTTGGCTTGGATCGCTTTTAATGAAGGTATGACTGTGACCACATTCATTGGCGGTGCGATGATTTTAGCGGCGGGAATCATATTGGCGAGGAAACCATCAAGACCTCCATTAGAATAA
- the dapF gene encoding diaminopimelate epimerase — protein MKYTKYHALGNDYIVIHPADLTNEISQDMIRLICHRNYGIGSDGILFGPPESPACDFGLRIFNPDGSEAEKSGNGLRIFARSIIDKSLSSEFIFTVETIGGTALCEASPDGRNVKVGMGKVSFDSTIIPVKGSPREVLNETIEIDGHSLEFCAATVGNPHCVVLSSQPTPEEARQYGPLIEADPRFPNRTNVQFMKIMNRNNIRIEIWERGAGYTLASGSSSTAAAAVARKLGLCNSDITVHMPGGQIHIHVDDNFEATMTGPVTKVCDGNISDEMF, from the coding sequence ATGAAATACACCAAATATCATGCGCTGGGTAACGATTACATCGTCATTCATCCTGCAGACCTTACCAATGAAATCAGTCAGGATATGATTCGTTTAATCTGCCACCGAAATTACGGTATCGGTTCTGATGGAATCCTGTTTGGCCCTCCGGAAAGCCCAGCGTGTGACTTTGGGCTTAGAATTTTTAACCCTGACGGTAGCGAAGCAGAGAAAAGCGGCAACGGCCTGCGCATCTTTGCCCGGTCGATCATCGACAAATCTCTAAGCAGTGAATTCATATTTACTGTGGAGACTATCGGTGGTACTGCCTTATGTGAGGCTAGCCCTGATGGCAGGAACGTGAAGGTGGGCATGGGAAAGGTCAGTTTTGACAGCACCATTATTCCGGTTAAAGGTTCACCAAGGGAGGTGTTGAACGAAACAATTGAAATCGATGGACATTCGCTTGAGTTTTGCGCCGCTACGGTCGGCAACCCTCACTGTGTGGTGCTCTCGAGCCAACCAACGCCGGAGGAAGCCCGGCAATACGGCCCGTTGATTGAGGCAGATCCTCGCTTTCCCAATCGTACCAATGTTCAGTTCATGAAAATCATGAATCGCAACAACATCCGCATTGAGATTTGGGAACGTGGAGCAGGTTACACATTGGCTTCCGGAAGCAGTAGTACAGCTGCAGCGGCAGTTGCCCGCAAACTTGGCCTGTGCAATTCTGATATTACCGTACATATGCCGGGTGGACAAATCCACATCCATGTTGACGATAATTTTGAAGCCACCATGACCGGACCGGTCACCAAAGTTTGTGATGGGAACATCTCAGATGAAATGTTTTAA
- a CDS encoding alpha/beta hydrolase → MFILTEIHIISLARTAQAILCVMTLLLLSGCFNSSFYKPNQTLYETPDQYCLKYEEVLFPSKDGIMLYGWFVPAVGDAAGTVIHFNGNFGNLSYYFKQIYWLPFERFNVFTFDYRGYGRSMGIPSRRGIYKDSVAAIEYIMSKPDIDHRNVFVFGQSIGGVNAIVAIAKNDFPQIRAMAIEGAFFSYRQEAQDMMISAVRKKMGNVPCLPLQIRLISFLAVTDRYSPGEFIDRISPIPLLLIHCTQDAYVAYHHSELLYEKAKTPKTAWIIKGCKHLQLFTDEQHKYEYRQKLVRFFNHYRRSMK, encoded by the coding sequence ATGTTTATTCTGACTGAAATTCATATCATTTCCTTAGCGAGAACAGCTCAAGCTATTTTATGCGTCATGACACTGCTGCTTCTTTCAGGATGTTTTAACAGCAGTTTTTATAAACCCAACCAAACCCTGTATGAAACGCCTGATCAATACTGCCTTAAATACGAAGAGGTGCTTTTCCCAAGCAAAGACGGCATTATGTTATACGGCTGGTTTGTTCCGGCCGTGGGAGATGCGGCCGGGACAGTCATCCATTTTAACGGCAATTTTGGAAATCTGAGCTACTATTTCAAACAGATTTACTGGCTCCCGTTTGAAAGGTTTAATGTGTTTACCTTCGATTATCGAGGGTATGGCCGCTCTATGGGTATTCCTTCCCGCCGAGGTATTTATAAAGACTCTGTGGCAGCGATTGAGTATATCATGTCAAAACCGGATATTGATCATCGCAATGTCTTTGTTTTCGGCCAAAGCATTGGTGGGGTTAATGCCATTGTAGCCATTGCGAAAAATGATTTTCCGCAAATACGCGCAATGGCGATTGAAGGCGCTTTTTTTTCTTACAGGCAGGAGGCGCAGGATATGATGATCTCAGCTGTTCGGAAAAAAATGGGGAATGTACCCTGCCTCCCCCTGCAGATTCGGCTAATATCTTTTTTAGCAGTTACAGATCGTTACAGCCCTGGTGAATTTATAGATCGAATTTCGCCGATTCCGCTGCTATTGATTCATTGCACCCAGGATGCTTATGTGGCATACCACCACAGCGAGCTCCTGTATGAAAAGGCAAAGACGCCCAAAACCGCATGGATCATCAAAGGATGTAAACATTTACAATTATTTACCGACGAACAACATAAATACGAATATCGGCAAAAATTGGTACGGTTCTTTAATCATTACCGGCGGAGTATGAAATGA